The Bombus pascuorum chromosome 11, iyBomPasc1.1, whole genome shotgun sequence genome has a window encoding:
- the LOC132912046 gene encoding uncharacterized protein LOC132912046, which translates to MSLSRSCLRRFTLLLFVFSFLHLTRAIVVPQMYEKKNESGHRGLIIESLLDEKNQREEFLTSIPCISSFLEKYIYRPDRISFVAIDNEESIQNIFHLFVRSLHNFFAFFKHTVDLDFEAHESALSTIVLMQNANSLEDNHYILEPCDRACPFITILISSFQDEESFLEHADVVMQSMWSRRISTVVILAKVGDSVLAAGSLTFQPGKICTVSPPVILDKCEGKSWSKLENISAPKTNGCILKVAYFEQSPYVIVGNDSTRLSGFEGSLTEEALRDQEIEREKVVWNDNTSYAEQVQMYIYNDINADFVIGRILQQSYEDIDYSSSYDTSKVVWLVPKVPNVSLKGLVQPFQQYVWAAVGGSILLGCVVKIFLFRDLSFLDIFALIIGVSTARQPTKLSTRIHFLAWCIFGLFLTQLYLDSLADQLINMSDLKLETMKELISSSFQIGGTAAFARLFEMFDQDEIIESVRKKFVIFDQDEYLRQYYDLLDGTNSSFALVIVLNSSRSDAIETTQAYTITTDVICSFPLALATWKGSPYLEHLNEEINKYIDFGILDFLIQIALEKNLRAMLSQTAQDEEYKTELHLQQFVPAFLLVAIGFSSGFLFIILEVVFYPSKLLR; encoded by the coding sequence ATGTCGCTCTCTCGATCGTGCCTTCGCCGTTTTACCCTGcttctcttcgttttttctttcttacatCTTACGCGGGCCATCGTCGTACCTCAAAtgtacgaaaagaaaaatgaatcgGGTCATCGAGGATTGATCATTGAAAGTCTGTTAGACGAAAAGAATCAacgagaagaatttttaacgtCGATACCTTGCATCAGCAGTTTCTTGGAAAAGTACATATACAGACCAGATAGGATTTCTTTCGTAGCAATAGATAACGAAGAAAGTATCCAGAACATATTTCACTTGTTCGTGAGAAGTCTTCACAATTTTTTCGCATTCTTCAAACACACCGTAGACCTGGACTTCGAGGCACACGAATCTGCCTTGAGCACGATCGTCCTGATGCAGAACGCTAACAGTCTCGAGGACAATCATTATATACTCGAACCTTGCGACCGCGCTTGTCcttttattacgatattaataaGCTCGTTTCAAGACGAAGAAAGCTTCCTCGAGCACGCTGACGTTGTAATGCAATCGATGTGGTCCCGAAGAATCTCTACTGTCGTCATCCTAGCAAAAGTTGGTGATTCTGTTCTCGCTGCTGGTAGCCTCACTTTTCAACCCGGCAAAATATGCACCGTATCTCCTCCAGTTATCTTGGACAAATGTGAAGGAAAGTCTTGGAGTAAATTGGAAAACATCAGTGCGCCGAAGACGAACGGTTGTATTTTGAAAGTAGCCTACTTCGAACAGTCTCCATATGTGATAGTTGGAAATGATTCAACGCGTTTATCGGGGTTCGAGGGATCATTGACAGAGGAAGCGTTAAGAGACCAAGAAATCGAGCGAGAAAAAGTCGTGTGGAACGATAATACTAGCTATGCGGAACAAGTGCAAATGTACAtctataacgatattaacgcCGACTTCGTTATTGGTCGTATTCTACAGCAGTCTTACGAGGATATAGATTACTCGAGCTCGTATGACACGTCGAAAGTGGTGTGGCTAGTCCCAAAGGTTCCTAACGTGTCACTGAAAGGACTGGTTCAGCCATTTCAGCAGTACGTCTGGGCAGCAGTAGGAGGATCTATATTATTGGGTTGCGTCGTCAAAATCTTCTTATTTCGTGATCTCTCCTTTTTAGATATATTTGCTCTGATAATTGGAGTCTCCACTGCGCGTCAGCCCACCAAACTTTCAACTAGAATTCACTTCCTTGCGTGGTGCATCTTTGGTTTATTTCTCACGCAACTTTATCTGGATTCTTTGGCCGATCAACTGATCAATATGTCCGACTTGAAGCTCGAAACGATGAAAGAGCTGATCTCATCGTCCTTTCAAATCGGTGGGACAGCGGCATTCGCGAGATTGTTCGAAATGTTTGATCAggatgaaattattgaaagtgTGCGAAAAAAATTTGTGATATTTGATCAAGATGAGTACCTAAGGCAATATTATGATCTTTTGGACGGCACGAATTCCTCTTTTGCCTTGGTCATAGTGTTAAATTCTTCACGCAGCGATGCTATCGAGACGACACAGGCGTACACCATAACCACAGATGTGATATGCAGTTTTCCTCTGGCTTTGGCTACCTGGAAGGGATCCCCGTACTTGGAACACCTCAACGAAGAGATCAATAAATACATCGATTTTGGAATATTAGATTTTCTGATCCAGATTGCTTTAGAAAAAAACTTGCGCGCTATGTTATCGCAAACTGCACAG